aaaagaaaagtgaaaaaaaatgtcaaatgttattggaaaaatgaaatatgaaacatggaaaatggaaaaaaagaaaaaaagttctaGTCATCACTCTTCACCATATTACATCACGGCACAAACACCACACCACACCCAAAACGGGGCGAATGTTGACACTTTTGTGATACTTTAGATAAATCGCACCATTTCAAAATGTATCGTCGTAATTaataatgttttgaaaaattgattcaaGACTTTTCGGTGGAACCCAAAAAGCCCCCTTCTTTAAATCAAACAGCCcatatttaaacaaaaaaaaaaaaaaaaaaaaggagagagaaaaggaaaaaaatgagaagttaaACGATACAGCCATCCGAAGAATCTGGATCAGATTCAAAAAGGACCCGagacagaaaaataaaattaaaaaaaaagaagttaaaatgAGTAAACGCTTTGAGGGAGAGGGCGCTCTATTCTGTCGGGTCAGAACGACCCGGCGGACCTCCACGTGATTAGGTGGGCTCCCGGCCATGTGGGGGTGGTGGGGGGTCCAGCTAGGCGCGCGtgtataaaattaaatttttaatgatcaTGACTTTTGTCTTAAAAGCTGCCCCACCTCTCCTCTTAATTATCCCTCAATTCTCCCCCCCCACCCCACTGCCCcagttttcctcttttcaaaagttcaaaataattcaaacgTTGCTTCGTGCCTCCTCAACCCTCTTATTCTTATGCTTTTCTACTCGTTTCCACGTTACATGATGGAAATCAATCTGCATACAGATCGCGTCTTCTAATGTCCTACCCATTTTCTATAATCTCCTGTGACATTACTTCAaaagtgacaattttttttaaggattattCGAATCTCCAAGCATTGGAATCGCCTCCATAGCACAAGGACTATCAAACAACATGCACTCAACTTTGTTTAGAATGTTTTCCACTGTTTGAGGTGCAAAAATAATGTATTTTTCCATTGATGCGAGCATGGTATGTTTATAGACAAGCTTATGTATCGATATGtattatttttgtgaatgaCAATGTATTCTTCATGATTAATAAAGTTTGAGTTTGCTTGGATGAATTGCTTAACGGAATTTGCTCGGTGTATCCTAATGGTCTATTGgtcattaaaatttgttaatattgattatttcaaaaatgtaaTAGAGCCCATTATCGAGAAATGGATGCCGAGTTAATCCGCATTACCCAATATATGACCTCCATTCCAATTCTTGAGGGTCCATGGTACTTAAAATATTGGGGACTTTAAGctaatttctaatttcatgCACTGCTCAATGTAAAAGAGTGGAAACCACTCAGCTGAACTTTCTTTACTATATTTCTGGCCGGAtaataagagaaagaaaagaaaagaaattccctTTAACTTTCTGGTCAAACGGTCAACGTGGTAAAACTGCCATGGCATAATAAATTAACGTTTTCCAATCTCGGTTTTTTCAACCCCAACATTTGCATTGCGCGCACCCGTTTTTGCCCccattattataataataaatggataaacaaacaaaataaattcgTAATAacagataaataattaaattaaattcgtTGGTTGTTGAGAGATTTGAACAGAGCAACATCCCGCTCTCTCGCTCGCTCCCCCACAGTGACTGTCGCACTGTCTagaaagacgaagaagaagaaaggccaaCCTtgaactcctctctctctctctctctctctagtcgtCGCCATCTCTCCGCGCTGTTCTTGCGGGGCTCAGAAGGCGAGTTACCTGCATTCCGCATCCATCTTGAATCGGACGCCGGCTCTCGTTCGGTACGTCTTTCTTGCTCGTCGGCGTAATTCTTGAAAAAAgccggctttttttttttttttttccggagaTTCATCGACCGGCGGTTAGCTCTGTATGTTCTCTTCATCGTTCGGGCCGGCGAATGCGGGGCGAGAAATGGGAAATTCGTGAATCTCGAGTTCCCCGGAACCCGAGGACAAATGGGTTGTCCATGGAGCTGAGTTAGTTTCGAATGTCGCGGAGAATTCTTGATTTCCTCTCCCTCGTTCTCTTGGCAAAGAAGCTTGGTTTCACTTTCTTCTGTCGTCGTCTCTTGCTCTGGGGAGTCTTGCAATCTCTCTGCAGAATGTGGGACTTTTTCTAGTGTAGTTTTGATTTGCTCAGCTGGATTTTAAGTCGGAACGACAATGTGGGTCAAGAACAGCCAAGATTTCACTCTTTGCTTTGGTTTCTGAGGTTTTGTAacgtcattttccttttggttttcgTTGACTTCGTCCCATTGTCGGGATCGTCGATTTTCTGAATTGTAACCCAACTCTTGGCATTATACTGGCGAGCTTAGGTTTCTTCAGTTACTTTGTTATATTTGCTTTTCAAAGCAAAGATTTTCCGCAAAATCCTtcctctattcttttttcttttgcaagatCTAATTTTATCTAGTTCTGTCCATGGTGTTGATCTCCTGTTCATGATGTGGATTTCCTCCTTTTCTAGGCTCATTAATATGAAAAAGCAAACTCTTCGGACTACTGCCGTCGGAGCTGTTAATGGTCGAATGACCCGTGCTCGAGTGGCCGCATTACATACATCTGAGGAAATTATCGCTTCAGAATCATCTAGGCAGTCTAAACAGCAAGATCAGAATCATACTTCGCAAGTAAAGCCAAAGAGAGCAATGTCGGATGGGAATGGCAGTGCTGCTAAATATGCACCTGCAAAGCGAAATAAGAAGACAGCCCTTCAAGACGTAACAAATGTTCTCTGCAGCAGCTTACATAAAGACTGCTTCAATGTGACGAATATATTGGTTAGTGTGCTATTTTCATTAGACGACATCTTTGAGTTAAGCATTCAATTCACCAAACGTTCTCATTCGCAATTTGGATACGTGAATTGTCAGGCTAGAAATGGGAAAAAGGTGGGGAAAGCTCCAGTCAAGGTTTCTAAAGTGATTAAATCAGCTTCAGCGGAAGTTTTGAAACCTCAGTCAGATTTAAGCGAAAAGACTACAACTGAAACGGTGGCCAACGAACTGGGTTCAGAAACGGGTCTGCAGATAATCGAGCATGAGGAAGATACATCTTCACGATTAAGCAGTGCCAGATGCACCAAAACCAATTCTCAGCTTGCAAAAGATTGTTCTGTAACGTCTTCAAAAAATCAAGGTCTCTGCATTGTCATATTTCTTTATGTTCTCTAAACCAAAGGCCTATCACTTTCGGATATTCATGCTAGAGTCCATAACTACACAAAAGGAAAAGTCCGTGCAATTGAGAAGATGTGCTTTGTTTTCTTGTAGCCATCACTAAGTGAACACATGATGCAAATGTGATACGATTATTTCGTCTTTCCAGggttttgtgatgaattttgCTCATAGGCATCATTTTGTTTGGGTTTTGGTTACAGCAGAAAAAGGAAGCGTTCATGAGATATCAACAATTTCAGAGAAACCACAAGTTACCGATATTGATTCTGATCAAAAGGATCCTCTGTTATGCAGCCTTTATGCCCCAGACATCTACAGCAATCTACGTGTGACAGAGGTTTGTGCATTAAACAGTGTGTGCTATAGATACTCTGATCCCATATTACTTCAAATCCGCTagtcattttttggttgaacaTGAATCCTGTAGAGGGAGAAGTTTTAAGAGACTAATACAGGAGCTGAATAACAAATTCTCTGACTGCAAAAAGTTTAAACCACAGGACTAATTTTTGAGCTGAAAATTAGTAGATTAGATGAAAAATGTTCATACAAAATGCTGGCTCCACTTAGGGAGAAAAggcttcatttttgttttatgcAACTTCACTATGTTAGAATGCTCGGTTCCACTTGACGCTGCTTGCAGAAACCTCAATTGGTTCTTTTTGAGTTTGAAGTTATGGTTATGCCAAGATCAATTAGATCAGTAGGTATCACTTTCTTCTCTAACATTGAGGACTACGATGCTAATGCATGTAGTTAAACTTCCCTGTCAAGCTCCGTAGTGAATAACATAATGATGACGGGAAGGATTCATTCTTCTTGTAGTTTAAGAACCAACCATTGACTTATTCCTCGTTTTTTTGTTGTTAGCTTCTCAGGAGACCTTGCTGTAATTTTATGGACACTGTCCAGAAAGATATCACTCAGAGCATGAGGGGGATCTTGATTGACTGGCTTGTGGAGGTCAGCATCTGTGCTACTTTGTGttctctatttttcctttgcctGTTTTTTCCGTAAATTTGTTCGGCCATAGTCAGCATTCTACTTACACTGAATATGCTTCACTAACTGCATATCGCATCttgcattttcatataattgGTGAAAGGCATCAAATCATGTTCCTCCAATCCAGTGTTCATGCACACGTGAAGCAAACCTTGTCTCAGATTCCTTTATTTTACACAAAAAGTCCCGGCTGATTTTTCTAACCAACTTTTTTGTCATCTATTTTCAGGTATCCGAGGAATATAAGTTGTACCCAGAGACACTATATCTCACCGTGTATCTGATTGACTGGTTTCTGTCTCAAAATTACATTGAAAGACGGAGACTTCAGCTACTTGGCATCACTTGCATGCTAATTGCGTCGTAAGACTGTTACCAATACCTTtcagtccctttttttttttcaattatttcaagaATGGGATGTGTCTTGCATCACACACGATATCGGTACAGCAAGTATTTACTTGGCTCATAAAACATAGGACCACATTTACTACATCACCAACAAGAAGGTAAACGATGTAGGACTCCAATTACTCTGCTTTGTGGAGGCAAAGATATTacctttagagagagagagagagagagagagagagagagagagaaggtaaaTATCCTAGTTAAAATTAGACTGCTTTCATATATTTCAACTCATAAAAATTGCTTCTTCTTTGGAAAGATCTTGCCCTATGAACGCCAGAAACTACATTTGTCTGCCATGACTAGTTTGCAATGTTCATGAGACAATAATGTGTGTCCTGCGAAGCTTATAACACTGTTTGCCTTCTTTGTCCTTTGTAGGAAGTATGAAGAAATTTGTGCTCCACGGGTTGAAGATTTTTGCTTTATCACAGACAATACTTACACCAGAGAAGAGGTATGCACTCTTACTCTCACCGGGTTACAGAAACAAATGATTTATTGCTCTTTTCAGAATAGCTTTTCCTCCGCATTTTTGCTCAAGTGACAGAGACCTATGCAATAGCCATATCCTTGCTTGGTTTAGCCTGCTCCTTTGCCTAACTAAGATCAGCAACACTGACAATTGCTCAACCTTCATTATTATGTAACTGTAATTATTATTCTGAAACACATTAACCAAAAGGAATCGCCAAATTATACATTAGACAATGTTTTCTCTAGAAAACTATGAATTCAGTTGTCTGTTCTGATCTAAAAGATTCACATTGGTGTGTATTGATAGGTACTGAAAATGGAGAGCCaactattgaattattttggCTTCCGGATTTTCACGCCCACTACGAAAACTTTCCTTAGGTACTGCAACTTACTGAACTCTCATTTGCTTTACTTTCACTGGAGTTATTTGCATTCTAAAAATATCGAATATTTTGTTTTTCAGGAGATTTATTCGAGCAGCACAGGCATTGTATGTGGTAAGGGTCATTGATCTACTCCATACTAGCCTGAGCTTAGGAAAATACCACGTTCCTTGATCTTAAGAAAATTAACCATATGTCCATCAACTGCTTGTAAAATCTCCAGAGCCCTAGTCTTGAATTGGAGTACTTGGCGGATTACCTTACGGAGCTGACATTGGTTGAGTACGAGTTCCTgagttttcttccttctctagttGCTGCATCAGCCGTATTTCTTGCTAGATGGACGCTGGATGACTCACGCCACCCTTGGGTCTGTTCTCTATCTTGCATTCTTTCATCGCCACGAGCTTACAATTTCATGATCTGGGTATTGACTGGCCTTTTACTTTCTGCAGAATCCGACGTTGGAATTCTACACATCCTATAAGGCCTCTGACCTGAAGACTACGGTATCTGCATTGCAAGACCTGCAATCGAATGCAAAAGAATGCCCTCTAAGTGCTATACGTATCAAGTATCGGCAGCAGAAGGTACATTAGTACGAGAGCTCAACAACTAGAACagattaaaataaaaaccaCTCATGCTTGGTCGAAGTTTGTTGCTTGCATCAGTGATTTTCTTGTGTGTGTCACAACAAAGTTGCTAAGTGGCCATCCTTTTTCTGATCTTGGCTTGAGCTGATATAGAAGCTTCGGCTTACAAGTCTTTCCTTTttcgttatagttcaaatctgtgGCGCTGCTGACTTCCGCCAAGATCCATGAAGCACTTTTCTGAAGCTGACAGTGCCGCTGACAGCGCTCTAATCCTCGCTAATCGCTGACGGCAACATATCCCTGCACGTATGAAGATAAAGTGAGATTACGACTAATCCCAGATTCGGCGCTTCCACCAACTTGTTCCATACAGATTTCTGGTATTTTTCCACTTCTGTTCATACAACAAACCGACTGCTCCTGTGCTGTCGGTACCTTCATTCTTTTTAGGATGTACATGTTCGGATCCTGAGATTTCGGGATCCATCACCCGATTTCACATAATtgctgatttctttttttcttttttttcgacTTTAGTTTAATCACGGTTAACCATGAAATTACCACGAGCTCAGTGGTACTACTGTAAACTAGCTGGAGAGGGGAGAGGATGTATTTAGCTCAATGTAATCTGGAAACAAGAAGCCTCGGCTCTATTGCACTCCTTTCGGATTCATTTCTCATTCAATTCCTTTTCTGTAACATTTGGCTTCATCTCATTCTTgcactctccctccctccctccctcggGCATGAACGTGAGCATCAATCAGCACGGGAGGCCAGTTGCGACGGGAGGTTTTATGGGGTTTGGTTCACTACCTCGTCCTCTGGACCGTAAGATCTTTCGTCTTTTAGTTTGAAAATCAGGCAAATCGAGTCGCTGAAAATTTCCAGGGAAATAAACCGACGCGGGGTTTCAATCATGTGACGGTAGGCTGAGTTCAGGGAAACTCTACTTGGATGGTAGTACTTGGATGGAATCATGGGCTGCTACCATCTGACGTAAGTCGTGCTGCTCACGACCTCAAAATCTCAGCATCTATAACAAGCTTCAGATTGGTGAAAACCAGATCGAGTTTAGAGTTTGAACTCAGCATCCTTTGTGGACGTGAATTAATTTTCGTCCGGCACGGATAATTCGATAACATCGCAGACTAATCTAGCATTCcacatcagaaaaaaaaaaaaaaaaaaaaacaaaagggggagTTATATTAGAAAAGCTGGCGGTCCAAAACCCATCAAATGATGGTTGGTAAAGCACTTCATGCAAGAGCCGATAAATTAAAACTAATCGATAACGTCAttgttgggaaagaaaaaaaaagatgggtaAGTAACTACAAGAATGGATAACTTcgaaatattgaaaataaaaatttgcactatcaatttttattttttatttttattttatgaattccTATATTTGAGAGATTTTTCTGTCCCCCATCGCTGCTGGTGGCTAATTGGGCCTCCATTCCCATCGCTTTATCTCTCCactctcttccttccttccttcttctcctccgacgccgagaaagaagagagagagagagagagagagagagggagagatggcggtTCTGAGCGTGCTCTCCCCGCTGTCAACGGCCTCCTCGCTCTCCGCGACCTCATCATCTGCTCCCGGCGATGGTGCTTCCAGTTCCAGGCCGCACCCGATCGATCTCGCTTCGTCCGGTCGTCTCTCCAagctctccccctctctctccgcCCACTCAGGTGACTTTGCtgcctccctctcctctctctctctctctgtgtcgcGCGATTGTGATCGAGCGTCGAGCGACCTCTCGGTCGCGCGACTGTGATTCTTGCGAAGTTCCGCTTGTTTGATGCTCTGGCGCTGCTGGGAGTGGAATTCCGGAATTCGTATTGTCGGTGTTGCGCAAGCAGTGATGTCGGTCCGCTTCGTTCAGGATTCTGTTCGATAGTTTCCATTACATGTTTCGAGTGCAGCCTGCATCGGAACATCCGTTCCGCTCCTGAATAAGCCGGAGCGTCAACCATTCGCTAGTCCTGATGTTTTTTGAACTTTCCGTATGCTTTTTGGCTTTAACGAATGTTGCTTACGCTGTTGTGAATAGAGGTGAATCCGGAAGTCCGGCACTCGCGCCGCCGA
The window above is part of the Eucalyptus grandis isolate ANBG69807.140 chromosome 6, ASM1654582v1, whole genome shotgun sequence genome. Proteins encoded here:
- the LOC104449491 gene encoding cyclin-A2-3 isoform X2; protein product: MKKQTLRTTAVGAVNGRMTRARVAALHTSEEIIASESSRQSKQQDQNHTSQVKPKRAMSDGNGSAAKYAPAKRNKKTALQDVTNVLCSSLHKDCFNVTNILARNGKKVGKAPVKVSKVIKSASAEVLKPQSDLSEKTTTETVANELGSETGLQIIEHEEDTSSRLSSARCTKTNSQLAKDCSVTSSKNQEKGSVHEISTISEKPQVTDIDSDQKDPLLCSLYAPDIYSNLRVTELLRRPCCNFMDTVQKDITQSMRGILIDWLVEVSEEYKLYPETLYLTVYLIDWFLSQNYIERRRLQLLGITCMLIASKYEEICAPRVEDFCFITDNTYTREEVLKMESQLLNYFGFRIFTPTTKTFLRRFIRAAQALYVSPSLELEYLADYLTELTLVEYEFLSFLPSLVAASAVFLARWTLDDSRHPWNPTLEFYTSYKASDLKTTVSALQDLQSNAKECPLSAIRIKYRQQKFKSVALLTSAKIHEALF
- the LOC104449491 gene encoding cyclin-A2-3 isoform X1 gives rise to the protein MKKQTLRTTAVGAVNGRMTRARVAALHTSEEIIASESSRQSKQQDQNHTSQVKPKRAMSDGNGSAAKYAPAKRNKKTALQDVTNVLCSSLHKDCFNVTNILARNGKKVGKAPVKVSKVIKSASAEVLKPQSDLSEKTTTETVANELGSETGLQIIEHEEDTSSRLSSARCTKTNSQLAKDCSVTSSKNQAEKGSVHEISTISEKPQVTDIDSDQKDPLLCSLYAPDIYSNLRVTELLRRPCCNFMDTVQKDITQSMRGILIDWLVEVSEEYKLYPETLYLTVYLIDWFLSQNYIERRRLQLLGITCMLIASKYEEICAPRVEDFCFITDNTYTREEVLKMESQLLNYFGFRIFTPTTKTFLRRFIRAAQALYVSPSLELEYLADYLTELTLVEYEFLSFLPSLVAASAVFLARWTLDDSRHPWNPTLEFYTSYKASDLKTTVSALQDLQSNAKECPLSAIRIKYRQQKFKSVALLTSAKIHEALF